In Limanda limanda chromosome 23, fLimLim1.1, whole genome shotgun sequence, a genomic segment contains:
- the LOC132996565 gene encoding rho guanine nucleotide exchange factor 7-like yields the protein MSEGSGCVHSLFKARFPFQQTNEDELSFGKGDIISVSRQEDGGWWEGSNNGKTGWFPSNYVRELKGSDKTLEKPKSGTLKSPPKGFDTTIISKTYYNVVLQNILETETEYSRELQSLLGSYLRSLHPTDRLSSVDIGHIQGNLEEISTFQQMLVQSLEEHTKLPESQQKIGGFFLNLIPQMKILYVAYCSSHPSAVNVLTQHSEALGEYMESKGASTPGILTLTTSLSKPFTRLQRYPTLLKELDRHMEDQHPDRADLHASMAAFKTLSAQCQEVRKRKDLELQILTEPIRNWEGDDIRTLGPVQHMSQAKVHTQNCQESNERYLVLFPHTLLVLSASMRMSGFIYQGRMPLSGMLISRIEDGDNLKNAFEISGAQSERMQVACNTQQALQEWLDLLTKHTHTPAALAHKHQSVCHTLPSHPVTPTRHSESRGGSSGHTYHTLPHPASYGTPHGSNPMWGPLEPPSTPKPWSLSCLRPAPPLRPCAALCIKEDMSKSPKNMKKLLPKRKPERKPSEEDFTVRKSTAALEEDAQILKVIEAYCTSAKTRQTLNSSSSRKDVQMLFPEEEKIIVEETRSNGQTVVEERSLVDTVYSLKDEVQELKQDNKRMKRTLEEEQRARKEMERVIRRVLKSMDDPTWDETNL from the exons ATGTCGGAGGGCAGTGGGTGTGTCCACTCGCTGTTCAAGGCGCGCTTCCCCTTCCAGCAGACCAATGAGGACGAGCTCTCTTTCGGCAagggtgacatcatcagtgtgaGCAGGCAGGAGGATGGGGGCTGGTGGGAAGGCTCGAACAACGGCAAGACCGGATGGTTCCCCAGTAACTATGTGCGGGAGCTGAAAGGAAGCG ATAAAACGTTAGAAAAGCCAAAGTCTGGGACCCTAAAAAGTCCACCCAAGGGTTTTGACACCACGATCATCAGTAAGACGTACTACAACGTG gtCCTGCAGAACATCCTGGAAACCGAGACTGAATACTCCAGAGAACTCCAGAGTCTCCTGGGCTCATACCTGCGCTCACTTCACCCCACAGACAG ACTCAGCAGCGTCGACATCGGTCACATTCAAGGAAATCTGGAGGAAATCTCGACCTTCCAGCAGATGTTGGTTCAGTCCTTAGAGGAGCACACAAA actCCCAGAGAGCCAGCAGAAGATCGGGGGTTTCTTCCTGAATCTGATTCCCCAGATGAAGATCCTCTACGTGGCCTACTGCTCCAGCCACCCGTCTGCTGTCAATGTGCTCACACAACACAG tgaggCGCTCGGGGAGTACATGGAGTCAAAGGGGGCGTCCACTCCAGGGATCCTGACTCTGACCACGAGTCTGAGTAAACCCTTCACCAGACTGCAGAGATACCCCACGCTGCTGAAAGAACTGGACAGACACATGGAG GACCAACACCCTGACAGAGCTGATCTCCATGCTTCAATGGCGGCCTTCAAAACCCTTTCA gctcAGTGtcaggaggtgaggaagaggaaggaccTGGAGTTGCAGATTTTAACGGAGCCAATCAGAAACTGGGAGGGGGATGACATCAGAACCCTCGGCCCCGTCCAGCACATGTCTCAGGCCAAGGTCCACACGCAGAACTGTCAG gagTCAAACGAACGCTACCTCGTCCTCTTCCCTCACACACTGCTCGTTCTATCTGCCAGCATGAGAATGAGTGGATTCATCTATCAG GGGAGGATGCCACTGTCAGGGATGCTCATCTCCAGAATAGAGGACGGAGACAACCTGAAGAACGCTTTTGAAATATCCG GGGCTCAGAGTGAGCGGATGCAGGTGGCGTGTAACACTCAGCAGGCACTACAGGAATGGCTCGACCTtctcaccaaacacacacacactccagccgCACTCGCACACAAGCATCAGTCCGTCTGTCACACA TTGCCGTCCCACCCGGTCACTCCCACCAGACACTCTGAGTCACGTGGAGGGAGCAGCGGACACACCTACCACACCCTTCCCCATCCCGCCTCATATGGTACGCCTCATGGAAGCAACCCAATGTGGGGGCCCCTTGAGCCACCGAGCACCCCCAAACCCTGGAGCCTGAGCTGCCTTCGCCCTGCGCCTCCGCTTCGGCCGTGCGCTGCTCTCTGCATCAAGGAG GATATGAGCAAAAGTCCTAAAAACATGAAGAAGCTGCTCCCGAAGAGGAAGCCAGAGAGGAAACCTTCAGAAGAGGACTTCACTGTCAGAAAGA GCACCGCAGCTCTAGAGGAGGACGCTCAAATACTGAAAGTGATCGAGGCGTACTGCACCAGCGCCAAGACACGACAGACTCTCAACTCCA GCTCCAGCAGGAAGGACGTTCAAATGTTGTtcccagaggaggagaagatcatAGTGGAGGAAACCAGGAGCAACGGACAGACTGTGGTGGAGGAAAG GAGTTTGGTGGACACTGTGTACAGCCTCAAGGATGAAGTTCAGGAACTCAAACAG GACAataagaggatgaagaggacgctggaggaggagcagcgagcgaggaaggagatggagagggtcATCAGGAGGGTTCTGAAGAGCATGGACGACCCAACCTGGGACGAGACAAACCTCTGA